One genomic window of Vibrio ziniensis includes the following:
- the mdh gene encoding malate dehydrogenase codes for MKVSVIGAAGGIGQALALLLKNRLPAGSDLALYDIAPVTPGVAADLSHIPTPVSIKGYCGEDPTPALEGSDVVLISAGVARKPGMDRADLFNVNAGIVRSLAERIAVVCPNACVGIITNPVNTTVPIAAEVLKKAGVYNKRKLFGVTTLDVIRAETFVAELKQKDPGDVRVPVIGGHSGVTILPLLSQVEGVEFTDAEVEALTKRIQNAGTEVVEAKAGGGSATLSMGQAACRFGLSLVKALQGEDVIEYAYVDGNGEHAQFFAQPVKLGKNGVEEVLSYGPLSQYEKAALDGMLETLNGDIQTGVEFVK; via the coding sequence ATGAAAGTCTCTGTAATTGGTGCCGCTGGCGGCATCGGTCAAGCCCTCGCTTTACTACTTAAGAACCGTTTACCTGCTGGATCTGATCTTGCTCTATATGATATTGCTCCAGTAACACCTGGTGTTGCTGCGGACCTTAGTCATATTCCAACTCCTGTTTCTATAAAAGGCTATTGTGGTGAGGATCCAACTCCTGCACTCGAAGGCTCAGATGTTGTTTTAATTTCCGCGGGTGTTGCTCGTAAACCGGGTATGGATCGTGCGGATCTGTTTAATGTGAATGCGGGGATTGTAAGATCTCTGGCTGAACGTATTGCTGTTGTATGTCCAAATGCTTGTGTGGGTATTATTACTAACCCAGTAAATACAACGGTTCCTATTGCTGCTGAAGTTTTGAAAAAAGCAGGCGTTTACAATAAACGTAAATTGTTTGGTGTTACCACTCTTGATGTTATTCGTGCTGAAACTTTCGTTGCCGAGTTAAAACAGAAAGATCCGGGCGATGTTCGCGTTCCTGTTATTGGTGGTCATTCTGGTGTGACTATTCTTCCTCTTCTTTCTCAAGTTGAAGGCGTTGAGTTTACGGATGCGGAAGTGGAAGCGTTGACTAAACGAATTCAAAATGCAGGTACTGAAGTTGTTGAAGCGAAAGCGGGTGGCGGCAGTGCAACTCTATCTATGGGGCAAGCGGCTTGTCGCTTCGGTTTGTCTTTAGTGAAAGCTCTACAAGGCGAAGATGTTATCGAATACGCGTATGTTGATGGTAACGGTGAGCACGCTCAGTTCTTTGCTCAACCAGTTAAGTTGGGTAAAAACGGTGTAGAAGAGGTGTTGAGTTATGGTCCATTAAGCCAATACGAAAAAGCGGCTTTAGATGGTATGTTGGAAACACTCAACGGCGATATTCAAACGGGTGTCGAATTCGTTAAGTAA
- the argR gene encoding transcriptional regulator ArgR has translation MRSVDKQDNLVRAFKALLKEERFGSQGDIVDALKNEGFDNINQSKVSRMLTKFGAVRTRNAKMEMVYCLPAELGVPTVSSSLRELVLDVDYNNALVVIHTGPGAAQLIARLLDSLGKSEGILGVVAGDDTIFITPTLNITTKQLFTSVCELFEYAG, from the coding sequence ATGCGTAGTGTAGATAAACAAGACAACCTAGTCCGCGCTTTTAAAGCTTTATTAAAAGAAGAACGATTTGGCTCTCAAGGCGATATCGTCGACGCTCTCAAAAATGAAGGTTTTGATAACATTAACCAATCCAAAGTCTCTCGTATGCTTACTAAGTTTGGCGCAGTGCGCACACGTAATGCAAAAATGGAGATGGTGTATTGTTTACCTGCCGAGTTAGGCGTTCCAACGGTATCAAGCTCTCTACGAGAATTAGTACTGGACGTTGACTACAACAATGCATTGGTAGTGATTCATACCGGTCCAGGGGCTGCTCAACTTATCGCTCGTTTACTGGATTCTCTTGGTAAATCAGAAGGCATCCTTGGCGTTGTTGCCGGCGACGATACCATCTTTATTACACCTACGCTTAACATTACAACTAAGCAGCTATTTACTTCTGTCTGTGAATTGTTTGAATACGCAGGCTAA